A portion of the Halopelagius inordinatus genome contains these proteins:
- a CDS encoding DoxX family membrane protein, whose translation MDTRRVVGSLRDAAAFAPDASTVARVGLGLMVFSAGVHKLLDPAAWAVYVVDWLAPWVVVSPVAFMLVNGVLEIGFGAAILADRYTALASAVAAVSLSATCLYLAAVFVLEAGLFGDVLARDVGLTGLAWSVLLDSLREE comes from the coding sequence ATGGACACGCGACGGGTCGTCGGTAGCCTCCGCGACGCCGCGGCGTTCGCGCCCGACGCGTCGACGGTCGCTCGCGTCGGGTTGGGTCTGATGGTGTTCTCCGCGGGCGTCCACAAACTGCTCGACCCCGCGGCGTGGGCCGTCTACGTCGTCGATTGGCTGGCGCCGTGGGTGGTCGTCTCCCCAGTCGCGTTCATGCTCGTCAACGGGGTGTTAGAAATCGGGTTCGGCGCGGCGATTCTCGCGGACCGGTACACCGCCCTCGCGAGTGCCGTCGCCGCCGTGTCGCTCTCTGCGACCTGTCTCTATCTCGCCGCCGTCTTCGTTCTCGAAGCCGGTCTGTTCGGCGACGTCCTCGCTCGCGACGTCGGACTCACCGGACTGGCGTGGTCCGTGCTTCTCGACTCTCTCCGAGAGGAGTGA
- a CDS encoding MaoC family dehydratase: protein MTGRYYEEFEVGETIEHEKRRTVSESDNQRFCDATMNQQPLHLDAEFAAETQFGERLVNGLYTLSLGVGLTIPETTDGTIVANLSYDDVEHPEPVFHGDTLRARSTVTEKRETSDGERGVVTMRVEVLNQTETVVCSFERTVLSLKRPGDDS, encoded by the coding sequence ATGACCGGGCGGTACTACGAGGAGTTCGAGGTGGGAGAGACTATCGAACACGAGAAGCGCCGAACCGTCTCAGAATCCGACAACCAACGGTTCTGCGACGCGACGATGAACCAACAGCCGTTGCATCTCGACGCCGAGTTCGCCGCCGAGACCCAGTTCGGAGAGCGACTCGTCAACGGCCTTTACACGCTTTCTCTCGGCGTCGGACTCACGATTCCGGAGACGACGGACGGCACCATCGTCGCCAACCTCTCGTACGACGACGTAGAGCATCCGGAACCCGTGTTCCACGGCGATACGCTCCGCGCGCGGTCTACGGTGACGGAGAAACGGGAGACGTCGGACGGCGAACGCGGCGTCGTGACGATGCGCGTGGAGGTCCTGAACCAAACGGAGACGGTCGTCTGCTCGTTCGAGCGGACGGTGCTGTCGTTGAAACGGCCGGGCGACGACTCCTGA
- a CDS encoding HpcH/HpaI aldolase/citrate lyase family protein, translating to MARRSLLFSPGDRPKLMRKAPETGADVVCFDLEDAVAPARKDEARDAVRSVLADPEFDPDAEVVVRLTASEFESDLAALLDGDGGDVRLDAVMVPKVGYHEDVRAVADELDARGRPRPVFALVESARGVLNVSEIAAADPTTAVLFGAEDLAADVGATRTREGTEVLYARERVVLAAAAEGVDAIDTVYTDFEDESGLREATAFGATLGYDGKMAIHPAQVAPINEAFTPDPDRVEWARRVIAARDDADEAGRGVFRVDGEMIDAPLVAQAERILDRAGYDSAS from the coding sequence ATGGCACGACGAAGTTTGCTCTTCTCGCCGGGGGACCGTCCGAAACTGATGCGAAAGGCACCCGAAACCGGTGCCGACGTCGTCTGTTTCGACCTCGAAGACGCCGTCGCCCCGGCGCGAAAAGACGAGGCTCGCGACGCGGTTCGGAGCGTCTTGGCGGACCCCGAGTTCGACCCCGACGCCGAAGTCGTCGTCCGCCTGACGGCCTCCGAGTTCGAGTCCGACCTCGCGGCCCTCCTCGACGGCGACGGCGGCGACGTGCGCCTCGACGCGGTGATGGTCCCGAAAGTCGGCTACCACGAGGACGTGCGCGCCGTCGCCGACGAACTGGACGCCCGCGGACGACCGCGTCCCGTGTTCGCTCTCGTCGAAAGCGCACGCGGCGTGTTGAACGTCTCGGAGATCGCCGCCGCGGACCCGACGACTGCGGTTCTCTTCGGCGCGGAGGATTTGGCCGCCGACGTCGGCGCGACGCGAACGCGCGAGGGGACGGAGGTGCTGTACGCCCGAGAACGCGTCGTCCTCGCGGCGGCGGCCGAGGGCGTGGACGCGATAGACACGGTCTACACCGACTTCGAAGACGAGTCGGGACTGCGCGAGGCGACGGCGTTCGGCGCGACGCTCGGATACGACGGCAAGATGGCGATTCACCCCGCACAGGTCGCGCCGATAAACGAGGCGTTCACCCCCGACCCCGACCGAGTCGAGTGGGCCAGACGGGTGATAGCGGCCCGAGACGACGCCGACGAAGCGGGGAGAGGCGTCTTCCGCGTGGACGGGGAGATGATAGACGCACCCCTCGTCGCGCAGGCCGAGCGGATTCTGGACCGCGCCGGATACGATTCGGCGTCCTAG
- a CDS encoding Glu/Leu/Phe/Val family dehydrogenase — protein sequence MSEEANPFESLQEQIDDAAGHLDVRDDVIERLKHPERVLELNLSVDMDDGRVERFEAFRSQFNGDRGPYKGGIRYHPNVSRDEVKALSGWMVYKCAVVDIPYGGGKGGIVIDPTEYSESELERITRSFAEELRPIIGEDEDIPAPDVNTGQREMNWIKDTYETLEHTTEPGVVTGKALSSGGSEGRVEATGRSTMLAAREAFDYLDIEMEDATVAVQGYGNAGSIAAYLLEELGANVVAVSDSSGGIYAEGGLDARGAKQFKAETGSVVGYDEGQEELTNEELLTLDVDLLVPAALENAIDGELAADVQADVVVEAANGPLTPDADDVLTDRDVTVVPDILANAGGVTVSYFEWVQNRQRFSWTEERVNDELERVVTDAFDTLVDAYETHDLPNFRTAAYVVAIRRVADAYAESGNWP from the coding sequence ATGTCCGAGGAGGCAAACCCGTTCGAGAGTCTGCAGGAGCAGATAGACGACGCCGCGGGGCATCTCGACGTCAGAGACGACGTTATCGAACGTCTGAAGCACCCCGAGCGAGTGCTCGAACTCAACCTCTCTGTCGACATGGACGACGGCCGAGTAGAGCGATTCGAGGCGTTCCGGTCGCAGTTCAACGGCGACAGGGGTCCGTACAAAGGTGGTATCCGGTATCACCCGAACGTCTCCCGCGACGAAGTGAAAGCGCTCTCGGGGTGGATGGTGTACAAATGCGCCGTCGTCGATATCCCGTACGGCGGCGGAAAGGGGGGTATCGTCATCGACCCGACGGAGTACTCCGAGAGCGAACTCGAACGCATCACGCGGTCGTTCGCCGAGGAACTCCGTCCCATCATCGGCGAGGACGAGGACATCCCCGCCCCGGACGTGAACACGGGTCAACGGGAGATGAACTGGATAAAGGACACCTACGAGACGCTCGAACACACGACGGAACCCGGCGTCGTCACCGGGAAAGCGCTCTCCTCCGGCGGGTCCGAAGGTCGAGTCGAGGCGACGGGTCGGTCCACCATGCTCGCCGCCCGCGAGGCGTTCGACTACCTCGACATCGAGATGGAAGACGCCACCGTCGCGGTGCAGGGGTACGGTAACGCCGGGTCCATCGCGGCGTATCTCCTCGAAGAGTTGGGAGCGAACGTCGTCGCCGTCTCCGACTCCAGCGGCGGAATCTACGCCGAGGGCGGACTCGACGCCCGCGGAGCAAAGCAGTTCAAAGCGGAGACGGGGTCGGTCGTCGGATACGACGAGGGCCAAGAGGAACTCACGAACGAGGAACTCCTGACGCTGGACGTCGATCTCCTCGTGCCCGCGGCTTTAGAGAACGCCATCGACGGCGAACTCGCGGCGGACGTGCAGGCCGACGTGGTGGTCGAAGCGGCGAACGGACCGCTGACGCCCGACGCCGACGACGTCCTCACCGACCGCGACGTGACCGTCGTTCCGGACATCCTCGCGAACGCCGGCGGCGTCACCGTCTCGTACTTCGAGTGGGTGCAGAACCGCCAGCGCTTCTCGTGGACCGAAGAGCGAGTGAACGACGAACTCGAACGCGTCGTCACGGACGCCTTCGACACCCTCGTCGACGCCTACGAGACGCACGACCTGCCGAACTTCCGAACCGCGGCGTACGTCGTCGCCATCCGTCGCGTCGCGGACGCGTACGCCGAGAGCGGCAACTGGCCCTGA
- a CDS encoding DICT sensory domain-containing protein — MSLLELVAEVEAERKTLYVNAADEDAVESVERTFADRNLRVVAVPPESAPPEFAMLTDGDDVLSATSLSALVADDDSRRAPGFDADPYRPILDELDETFFTSYDAAQMLSASREIEDRAWRTGSGRLYAGFQTYSVLAAQLPVYEQLGTKSGLDVVALAAPDGELPPYEETFAVCGRSTPEVRSVWFVAFDGGPAADDACALVAEEREAGRFYGFWTYDPDTVDDIFDYVTDRYLGSRDDAPSSPPTRSDA, encoded by the coding sequence ATGTCCCTCCTCGAACTCGTCGCAGAGGTCGAAGCCGAGCGAAAGACGCTCTACGTCAACGCGGCGGACGAGGACGCCGTCGAATCGGTCGAACGGACGTTCGCGGACCGGAACCTGCGAGTCGTAGCGGTGCCGCCGGAGTCGGCCCCGCCGGAGTTCGCGATGTTGACCGACGGCGACGACGTTCTCTCTGCGACGTCGCTCTCTGCTCTCGTCGCGGACGACGATTCGCGGCGCGCGCCGGGGTTCGACGCCGACCCGTACCGCCCGATTCTCGACGAACTCGACGAGACGTTCTTTACGTCCTACGACGCCGCACAGATGCTGTCCGCCTCCCGTGAGATAGAAGACCGAGCGTGGCGGACGGGGTCGGGTCGCCTCTACGCGGGGTTTCAGACGTACTCGGTTCTGGCGGCGCAACTGCCGGTCTACGAGCAACTCGGGACGAAATCTGGACTGGACGTCGTCGCCCTCGCGGCACCCGACGGCGAACTGCCGCCGTACGAAGAGACGTTCGCCGTCTGCGGGCGTTCGACGCCCGAAGTTCGGAGCGTCTGGTTCGTCGCCTTCGACGGCGGGCCCGCCGCGGACGACGCGTGCGCTCTCGTGGCCGAAGAACGCGAGGCGGGGCGGTTCTACGGCTTTTGGACCTACGACCCCGACACCGTCGACGACATCTTCGACTACGTCACGGACCGGTATCTCGGGTCGAGAGACGATGCGCCGTCGTCGCCGCCGACTCGAAGCGACGCGTAG
- the pyrB gene encoding aspartate carbamoyltransferase has product MRQDHLISAAQLSREDIEAVLDRAAEIDADPAAWQQRRAGQVLGLCFFEPSTRTRMSFDTAMKRLGGRTVDMGPVESSSVKKGETLADTVRVVEGYADALVLRHPYEGAASMASEFVDVPLVNAGDGAGQHPSQTLLDLYTIRENVGLDDITVGIMGDLKYGRTVHSLAEALTNFDVRQHFVSPESLQLPRSVRYDLHESGAQVREHTELHDVLPDLDVLYVTRIQRERFPDENEYRKVAGEYQIDVDDLSRAKESLTVMHPLPRVDEIAPEIDETAHAKYFEQAHNGVPVRMALLDMLLEGER; this is encoded by the coding sequence ATGCGTCAGGACCACCTCATCTCCGCGGCACAACTGTCGCGGGAGGATATCGAGGCGGTGCTCGACCGGGCGGCCGAAATCGACGCCGACCCGGCGGCGTGGCAGCAACGTCGCGCCGGGCAGGTTCTCGGCCTCTGCTTTTTCGAACCCAGCACCCGCACTCGGATGAGTTTCGACACCGCCATGAAGCGATTGGGCGGTCGCACCGTGGACATGGGCCCGGTCGAGTCCTCCTCCGTCAAGAAAGGCGAGACGCTCGCGGACACCGTCCGCGTCGTCGAAGGATACGCGGACGCCCTCGTCCTCAGACATCCCTACGAGGGGGCGGCTTCGATGGCCTCGGAGTTCGTCGACGTCCCCCTCGTCAACGCCGGCGACGGCGCGGGGCAACACCCCTCCCAGACGCTTTTGGACCTCTACACCATCCGCGAGAACGTCGGACTCGACGATATCACGGTCGGAATCATGGGCGACCTGAAGTACGGCCGAACGGTCCACTCGCTGGCGGAGGCGTTGACCAACTTCGACGTCCGTCAACACTTCGTCAGTCCCGAGAGCCTGCAACTGCCCCGGAGCGTCCGCTACGACCTCCACGAGTCGGGCGCACAGGTGCGAGAACACACCGAACTCCACGACGTCCTCCCTGACCTCGACGTCCTGTACGTCACGCGCATCCAGCGCGAACGCTTCCCCGACGAAAACGAGTACCGGAAGGTGGCGGGCGAGTACCAGATAGACGTCGACGACCTCTCGCGCGCGAAAGAGTCGCTTACGGTGATGCACCCGCTTCCGCGCGTGGACGAAATCGCGCCGGAGATAGACGAGACGGCCCACGCGAAGTACTTCGAACAGGCGCACAACGGCGTCCCGGTTCGGATGGCGCTTTTGGACATGCTGTTGGAGGGAGAGCGATGA
- the pyrI gene encoding aspartate carbamoyltransferase regulatory subunit, with translation MTSDADKQLRVSKIRDGTVIDHVTAGQALNVLAILDIDGSGGESVSIGINVPSDRLANKDIVKVEGRELSQSEVDVLSVIAPEATINIVRDYEVVDKKRVERPAEVTGIVSCPNRNCITTADEPVSTRFEVLSDGLRCAFCGTIVRDDEIGEHLAVA, from the coding sequence ATGACGTCCGACGCAGACAAGCAACTCCGCGTCTCGAAGATTCGCGACGGAACCGTCATCGACCACGTCACCGCCGGGCAGGCGTTGAACGTCCTCGCCATCCTCGATATCGACGGGTCGGGCGGCGAGAGCGTCTCCATCGGTATCAACGTCCCCTCGGACCGCCTCGCGAACAAAGACATCGTGAAGGTCGAAGGCCGGGAACTCAGCCAATCCGAGGTGGACGTCCTCTCGGTCATCGCCCCGGAGGCGACGATAAACATCGTCCGCGACTACGAAGTCGTAGACAAGAAGCGAGTCGAACGACCCGCGGAGGTCACGGGAATCGTCTCCTGTCCCAACCGCAACTGCATCACGACGGCTGACGAACCCGTCAGCACCAGATTCGAGGTGCTCTCGGACGGCCTGCGCTGTGCGTTCTGCGGGACTATCGTCCGCGACGACGAGATAGGCGAACATCTCGCTGTCGCCTGA
- a CDS encoding PAS domain-containing sensor histidine kinase → MPAHDDIGEEHAPDDWLLEGALDALDDVFYLFDPTGRLVRWNERLNELFDLTDEELSEMTPEKFFLPEDGRAVEAAFEEALVDGETKVEARAETTEGRVLFELTGRSVNAPDGRVAGVAGVGRDITTQRHNERKLGRQNDRLETFASVVSHDLRNPLSVAMGYLELERGTNDSEYLGRAAAALERVDDIIDDVLAAAREGEVVERTAPVELRRVAEAAWASVETVDATLSVETDASVDADEARLRRIFENLFRNASHHVASDVAVRVGELADGFYVEDDGQGVPESDRKRVFDPGVTSTARGTGIGLNIVRSLAEAQGWAVSLTSGTDGGARFEFTSADNRRGRREGR, encoded by the coding sequence ATGCCCGCACACGACGATATCGGTGAGGAACACGCCCCCGACGATTGGCTCCTCGAGGGCGCACTCGACGCTCTCGACGACGTGTTCTACCTCTTCGACCCGACTGGTCGCCTCGTACGGTGGAACGAACGCCTGAACGAACTGTTCGACCTGACCGACGAGGAACTCTCGGAGATGACCCCGGAGAAGTTCTTCCTCCCCGAGGACGGGCGGGCGGTCGAAGCGGCCTTCGAGGAGGCACTCGTCGACGGCGAGACGAAGGTCGAAGCCCGCGCGGAGACGACCGAGGGTCGAGTCCTGTTCGAGTTGACGGGTCGGAGCGTGAACGCGCCGGACGGACGCGTCGCGGGCGTCGCGGGCGTCGGACGCGACATCACGACGCAACGACACAACGAACGGAAACTCGGCCGCCAGAACGACCGCCTCGAAACGTTCGCGAGCGTCGTCAGCCACGACCTTCGGAACCCCCTCTCCGTCGCGATGGGCTATCTCGAACTCGAACGGGGGACGAACGACTCCGAGTATCTCGGGCGGGCCGCGGCGGCCCTCGAACGCGTCGACGACATCATCGACGACGTCCTCGCGGCGGCGCGCGAAGGCGAGGTGGTCGAACGCACCGCGCCCGTCGAACTGCGCCGCGTCGCGGAGGCGGCGTGGGCGTCGGTCGAGACGGTGGACGCGACGCTGTCGGTGGAGACGGACGCGAGCGTCGATGCGGACGAAGCGCGCCTCAGACGCATCTTCGAGAACCTGTTTCGGAACGCGTCGCACCACGTCGCGTCCGACGTGGCCGTGCGCGTCGGCGAGTTAGCCGACGGGTTCTACGTCGAAGACGACGGACAGGGAGTCCCCGAGTCCGACCGGAAACGCGTCTTCGACCCGGGCGTCACCTCCACCGCTCGCGGGACGGGAATCGGGCTGAACATCGTCCGTTCGCTGGCCGAAGCGCAGGGGTGGGCGGTGTCGCTCACGTCGGGGACTGACGGCGGCGCGCGGTTCGAATTCACGAGCGCAGATAATCGACGGGGACGGCGAGAGGGGCGGTAA
- a CDS encoding ThuA domain-containing protein, translating into MSDVRITVWNEYRHEKEDEEVAEVYPDGIHEAIAEGYEDRGFETRTATLDDPEHGLTEEVLDDTDVLAWWGHRAHDEVDDEAVERVVERVLDGMGLLVLHSGHYSKPFKRLMGTRCSLKWREAGEKERLWVTDPSHPIADGVGEYIEIPEAEMYGEHFDVPAPDQLVFTSWFEGGEVFRSGCCYARGSGRVFYFRPGHETYPIYFRDDVRDVLANAAEWAAPGDGPTPNYGNVEPLEDLSD; encoded by the coding sequence ATGTCCGACGTACGCATCACAGTTTGGAACGAGTACCGCCACGAGAAGGAGGACGAAGAAGTCGCGGAGGTGTACCCCGACGGCATCCACGAGGCCATCGCCGAGGGATACGAGGACCGAGGGTTCGAGACGCGGACGGCGACGTTAGACGACCCCGAACACGGCCTGACCGAGGAGGTTCTCGACGACACCGACGTGTTGGCGTGGTGGGGCCACCGCGCGCACGACGAGGTGGACGACGAGGCGGTCGAACGCGTGGTCGAACGCGTTCTAGACGGGATGGGACTTCTCGTTCTCCACTCGGGGCACTACTCGAAACCGTTCAAGCGACTCATGGGGACGCGGTGTTCGCTGAAGTGGCGCGAGGCGGGCGAGAAAGAACGCCTCTGGGTGACCGACCCCTCTCACCCCATCGCCGACGGCGTCGGCGAGTACATCGAGATACCCGAAGCAGAGATGTACGGCGAACATTTCGACGTGCCCGCGCCGGACCAACTCGTCTTCACCAGTTGGTTCGAGGGCGGCGAGGTGTTCCGGTCGGGATGCTGTTACGCCCGCGGGTCGGGTCGCGTCTTCTACTTCCGCCCGGGCCACGAGACGTACCCCATCTACTTCCGCGACGACGTGCGCGACGTTCTCGCGAACGCCGCCGAGTGGGCCGCACCGGGCGACGGACCGACGCCGAACTACGGCAACGTCGAACCGCTCGAAGATCTGAGCGACTGA
- a CDS encoding enoyl-CoA hydratase/isomerase family protein: MSDETENSVLVSSTGGVVTVTLDRPDVRNALTTDVTAGVRDALDGLDDDVRCVVFEGAGDAFCAGGDVDAMLRLRGDEWTTEEAVRHVIEDTAGVVKRIHDCAYPTVAKIDGPAIGAGAAVALACDVRLFSTEGRIGFGFEKLGLAVDSGVSYLLPREVGAGVAKELVYTGEVLDAERASDLGLANRVFDADAFEAETAAFVSDVAEGPTAALRTSKRLLRRGFEVSLETAIEHEAAAQGALFGTEDHEEGIDAFLERRPPEFEGR, encoded by the coding sequence ATGAGCGACGAAACTGAAAACTCGGTTCTCGTTTCTTCGACCGGAGGCGTCGTCACCGTGACGCTCGACCGACCCGACGTGCGGAACGCGTTGACGACGGACGTGACCGCGGGGGTGCGCGACGCGCTCGACGGACTCGACGACGACGTGCGCTGTGTCGTCTTCGAGGGCGCGGGCGACGCCTTCTGTGCGGGCGGCGACGTAGACGCCATGCTCCGACTGCGCGGTGACGAGTGGACCACGGAGGAGGCGGTTCGCCACGTCATAGAGGACACCGCGGGCGTCGTAAAGCGGATACACGACTGCGCGTATCCCACCGTCGCGAAGATAGACGGCCCGGCCATCGGCGCGGGCGCGGCCGTTGCTCTCGCCTGCGACGTTCGCCTGTTTTCGACCGAGGGGCGGATCGGATTCGGCTTCGAGAAACTCGGGCTCGCGGTCGATTCCGGCGTCTCCTATCTCCTCCCCCGCGAGGTGGGCGCGGGCGTCGCGAAGGAACTCGTCTACACCGGCGAGGTTCTCGACGCCGAACGCGCCTCGGACCTCGGACTCGCGAACCGCGTCTTCGACGCTGACGCCTTCGAAGCGGAGACTGCGGCGTTCGTCTCCGACGTGGCCGAGGGACCGACGGCCGCGTTGCGCACGTCGAAGCGTCTGCTCCGGCGGGGGTTCGAGGTGTCGCTCGAAACGGCGATAGAACACGAGGCCGCCGCCCAAGGAGCGCTGTTCGGAACGGAAGACCACGAGGAGGGAATCGACGCCTTCCTCGAACGGCGTCCCCCGGAGTTCGAGGGCCGATAG
- a CDS encoding mandelate racemase/muconate lactonizing enzyme family protein, protein MRLERFSVELARPLGTAAGTIESRTGFLVRTDEGTGLGEATPLPGWTESLAECREALEAGNPDGSASSDHVRWPDEQRSSTPAARHGYSLARADAAARESGQRLCDALAADAGRPVPAAESVPVNATVGDGSVAETRDAVRDAVAEGYDCVKLKVGARAPNADETRLRAARDAAGDSVELRADANGAWDQETAERMLDTAAELDYSYVEQPLPAEKASEHAALRGRGVGVALDESLATTTVSAVLDADAADVLVCKPMALGGPDRTLAAVRRARDAGADAVVTTTIDAVVARVGAAHVAAAIPDVPACGLATGSMLSSDLASDPAPVSEGKLRVPEGPGLGTGLESLYRP, encoded by the coding sequence ATGCGTCTCGAACGCTTCTCCGTCGAACTCGCCCGCCCTCTCGGCACCGCCGCCGGGACCATCGAGTCGCGGACTGGATTTCTCGTCCGAACCGACGAGGGGACCGGTCTCGGCGAGGCGACGCCGCTTCCGGGGTGGACGGAATCGCTCGCGGAGTGCCGAGAGGCCCTCGAAGCCGGGAATCCCGACGGTTCGGCCTCATCGGACCACGTCCGATGGCCTGACGAGCAACGCTCGTCAACGCCCGCGGCCAGACACGGCTACTCCCTCGCCCGCGCCGACGCCGCGGCGCGCGAGTCGGGTCAGCGTCTCTGCGACGCACTCGCCGCGGATGCGGGACGTCCCGTCCCCGCCGCCGAGTCCGTCCCCGTCAACGCCACCGTCGGCGACGGGTCAGTAGCGGAGACGAGAGACGCCGTGAGAGACGCCGTCGCGGAGGGCTACGACTGCGTGAAACTGAAAGTCGGCGCGCGCGCGCCGAACGCGGACGAGACGCGCCTCCGGGCCGCCCGCGATGCGGCGGGCGATTCGGTCGAACTCCGCGCCGACGCCAACGGCGCGTGGGACCAGGAGACGGCAGAACGGATGCTCGATACCGCCGCCGAACTCGACTACTCGTACGTCGAGCAACCGCTTCCCGCCGAGAAGGCGTCCGAACACGCCGCCCTCCGCGGACGCGGCGTCGGCGTCGCACTCGACGAGTCACTCGCGACGACGACGGTATCGGCCGTCCTCGACGCCGACGCGGCGGACGTCCTCGTCTGCAAACCGATGGCGTTGGGCGGCCCCGACAGGACGCTCGCGGCGGTTCGGCGCGCCCGAGACGCGGGCGCGGACGCCGTCGTGACGACGACGATAGACGCCGTCGTCGCGCGCGTCGGTGCGGCGCACGTCGCCGCCGCGATACCCGACGTGCCCGCCTGCGGACTCGCGACGGGGTCGATGCTGTCGTCCGACCTCGCTTCGGACCCCGCACCCGTCTCGGAGGGGAAACTCCGCGTCCCCGAGGGGCCGGGACTCGGAACGGGTCTCGAATCTCTCTATCGACCGTGA
- a CDS encoding 1,4-dihydroxy-2-naphthoate polyprenyltransferase, producing the protein MSTQNISRTRAWVIAARPQTLPAAAAPVFVGAGLAFHDGVFAAVPALAAFVGAALIQIGTNFANDYYDAIQGADTENREGFTRVTAGGLIDPAEVKRAMYLTFAAAVLVGTYLVYVGGVPILVVGLLSVASGIAYTGGPYPLGYHGLGDVFVFVFFGVVAVTGTYYVQAASVLAAPFTVGVPPNTFPLAAVVASLPVAAISTNILVVNNVRDRDEDATTGKRTLAVRFGYGFARAEFVGLSALAYLVPLWFVARPDYGVSVLLPLLTLPYAASVARTVRTETSGEALNPALERTGKLLALYAALFAVGLAVELPV; encoded by the coding sequence ATGAGTACGCAGAACATCTCGCGGACGAGGGCGTGGGTCATCGCCGCGCGTCCGCAGACGTTGCCCGCGGCGGCGGCCCCCGTCTTCGTCGGCGCGGGGTTGGCGTTCCACGACGGCGTGTTCGCCGCAGTTCCGGCGCTTGCGGCGTTCGTCGGGGCCGCTCTCATCCAAATCGGGACCAACTTCGCGAACGACTACTACGACGCGATACAGGGCGCAGACACCGAGAACCGCGAGGGGTTCACCCGCGTCACCGCGGGCGGCCTCATAGACCCCGCCGAGGTCAAGCGCGCGATGTACCTCACCTTCGCCGCCGCCGTCCTCGTCGGGACGTACCTCGTCTACGTCGGCGGGGTGCCCATCCTCGTCGTCGGCCTCCTCTCGGTCGCGTCCGGCATCGCCTACACCGGCGGGCCGTACCCCCTCGGCTACCACGGACTCGGCGACGTGTTCGTCTTCGTCTTCTTCGGCGTCGTCGCCGTCACCGGGACGTACTACGTGCAGGCCGCGTCCGTTCTTGCGGCCCCGTTCACCGTCGGCGTTCCGCCGAACACGTTCCCCCTCGCGGCAGTCGTCGCCTCCCTCCCCGTCGCCGCCATCTCGACGAACATCCTCGTCGTCAACAACGTCCGCGACAGAGACGAGGACGCGACGACCGGAAAACGGACGCTCGCCGTCCGGTTCGGCTACGGGTTCGCCCGCGCGGAGTTCGTCGGACTGTCCGCACTCGCGTACCTCGTTCCCCTCTGGTTCGTCGCCCGCCCCGACTACGGCGTCTCCGTCTTGCTTCCCCTCCTGACGCTTCCGTACGCCGCTTCCGTGGCCCGAACCGTCCGAACCGAGACGTCCGGCGAGGCGCTCAACCCCGCACTCGAACGCACGGGGAAACTGCTCGCTCTGTACGCCGCCCTGTTCGCTGTCGGACTCGCCGTCGAACTCCCCGTCTGA